The Cynocephalus volans isolate mCynVol1 chromosome 17, mCynVol1.pri, whole genome shotgun sequence genomic interval CCTCTGCACATCTGTTCATCCTTGTCCATGCTTCTACTTCTGGCCCATTAGATTTAAATCATGAACCCAAAAGCATGAGACCCAAACCCCCTTTATAGTACAGTAGCCAGGATGATATAAGTATTCAATGTTGGTATTAAAGAACATTAGGATGGTAGAATTACAAGTGTAGGGGCCTCATATAATTATTTCACTCTGCTCTCAATCCATTCCAGTTAGACTAACATGTTCCAGAAATGCAAGATACCTGATCCTTTTACCTTTTGAGAGAAAATACCAAGTACTTCTTTTAGaaatgtttgttgctttttaaaaaacttgttctAAACTACCACACCAACTAAAATAAATACCAATGCCAAGTTGGCTCAGAGAAGTAAACAATAGCGGAAAAACATTAAGTCTATTGTCATTAGATGCCTTACCCAACATCATTTTGGCTTCAAATGGCAACTAAATACCTGGATATTGAtaggaaaacattaaaaagctTTTCAAAAAGAACTGTACTATATAAAACGTCAGCTTCAGGCCAGATAGCAACCTAAAATCTAGCCACAGAAAACCAACAGCACAATCCTACAGCTGTCCTCTCAGCCCTAAGGTACATCAACTGGATGAAAGGCCTTAATTCAGATGGATTTGCTTTATCATATCACCTggacataatatattttattatttctatctttCTGAGCATCATTAAGGACTGAATTCTAGCAAACTGAGCCAATGGTTTTAGAAGTGATGACGGCGCAGAGTTCTCTGATGTGTGTGGATGAGGGACTAACTTGTCACCTCACATGCCATACCTGGTATGCACTGTGCTGTGGCCTCAGTGGTGATGGTTGGAGCGACTGGGGGTTGCTGCTGACTGGAGCTCACTTCTGGCTCTGTGTTAACTGAGGGAGAAAGGGACACCTCACAGGAGGAGACCTGGCTGGGCAGATGTGGCAGGAATTCTTCAGAAGCAACTTGCTCATCCTGTCCAGGCAGCTGCAGGGCAGACAAAGGGATACTGATCTGTTTGTTAGGATGGGATGTGCTCACAGGCATCTGCATGGCCACCTGCTGGCTGGTGCCATGGGCACCAGGAGGTCCTCTGTTTGGTGAGGCCAGAGATACCCTAGCAGTCTTCTGGACAACTGGTCTGGAGATCACAGAGGGGGACGCAGACATACCATGTGTGTCTAGCTCCGTGCTGATGGCAGATGTAACATGGGGAATCAGCTTAGCAGACCCTACACAGGAGGGACCAGCATGAGTCTGAGGCTTGGGTTTTGCCATCTGTGTCAGTGACAGAGCTGGTCCATCTACCCCTCCAGTCAGCTCTGCATTTGCCACAATGTAATAATCTTCAGGAATCTCTTGTTTGATTTTCTTGATGATGACATCATTGCTGCATTCGTCAACCATCTGCGCCTGGGAGCTTGAATGCAAAGAAGATGGGACCACTCCAGGCCTTTTCCGAGCAATACTTTGAGGTCTTTGGGTTTGGGGTTCAAAGTCACTATCCTCATCTGTAACAGAAGACTCACAAACCATGTCAAACAGGGTGTTGTCATCTTCATACTCCTCAACAGCTTCGTCCAGTTCAGAAGGCTCACTGCAGTAAGAGAAATCACAGGAGTCTCTGGTCCGGTTACAGTCTAGCTTTGCCTTCACTGGTCTTCCAGGGTACCTTTCGACAGGGCTAGTCTGTGTCTCAGAAGGCACCCCAATTATACTGGGACTATCAGAGTTAAAACTTCTGTTATCCTGGAAACAGACCCTCTCTTGGGACCCAGCTCTGCAAGTAGCTGTTAGCGGCCAGTGATAAGCATGGCCAGCACTACAGCCCCACATTGCTGTCAAGTTCCCATGGGAACCTTCAGAAAGCAAGTGTTTCAGGTTTGGAATGAGGCTGCAAATAGTCCCATGGCTGTGGGCCCAGCTGACCAATTTGGACAGATTTTCAGATGAGGTATGAAGACAATCCTCCATGTTACAGGATCAGCAGTGTCTTTCctaaaggaaaataatcaaaataagaaGACATTATTACCCAAGACATTCCCACATCTTAATTACTGTAATTTCTTCCAACTATGATTATTtggcataaaaaagaaatgcatttcaaAATTGTATCTAGTTAGTATCATTGCATATGAAGAGGGACTAGAAGGGAatatagaaaaaagtaaacacaGCTGATGATTTATGGTTGTTTGGAGAACATATTTGTTAGTTTCCTTTATTGTTATAATAATGGctgcataagaaaaataaataggaaaggaaaaaagaaacaagcaataaaaaagagGTTTTTCATGGTACATTTTACTTCCAAAGTCACAGAGAGGGGTTCAGTCATCCCcttaataataaaatgtgtgTATTAGTTGTATTAACCAAGAGATGTACTTCCAATGTCACACTTTATCATCAGAAACTTCATTACTAGCCAGAGCCAACAAAGGAGATTTGGATTCATTCTAGGATGGATGTCAGAGAAAGGAAGTCAATCCTCTGCTGGGCACCAGAAAACAACACAACTGGGAGTCCAAGGAGAAAATAAGGGGTTAGATTTGGAAAGTGGAGAAGTCTTTAATGGAGAAGGGAGAACACATTGGGAGGAGATCCATAGGAGGAACAGTCTGTAGACTAGAAACAAGGATCGTAGGCTAGTGTCAGTGCTCTAAACACCCTTAGGAACAGGATTCCCACCTCCTGGCCACCTGGAACTCCTGAAATATTGCCCTTCATCCCACAATTAGAGGTAAAAGGTGTGTCCAGTATATTCCACCATCTGAGGTTCCTGTAAATCCAAGGATAACCAACTACCAAACAGAAGTAAATCATTCCTTTTTAGGCAGGAGACAAAAAGAACCACTTGTTATGAGTCCTTGGCTGGGTAAAAGTGAGAACAACATGATGGGTAGgaaaaatgaatgaacgaatCAAATATGTAAATACCACCAGCACCATCAACACTAACAAAGCAAACATATAAGACCCTCaaataagaaacatgaaattTCCTCTGATTGCTTTTACTGTAATCATTCAAGGGATGTGAGAGTTTTCTCTCCAATGGTATAACCTAAACACAGCTATCTTGTATATGTGAGAAAGTAATACATGAGCAACCAGAGTTCCTGAAGCAGCAcagtaaataaagagaaaatgactgTGGGAGTCAGGAACTTCAAATTCCAGGCCTAGAACTACTGTCGTGGCCTCGGACAAGTCACTAATTATCCCTGAGCCTAAAATGACAGGATTGCCTGATCTTAGTTTCCTTCACTCTAGCAATTTAGGGGactatttcatttatattcctTTCATACAACTTTGGTTGAAGTAGAAATGCAGATAAAAGagaaggcaggggtggggtggggtagggtgtgtgtgcatgtgtgataaAAGAGaaggcgggggaggggggggtgCGCGCGCGCCTGTgtgtcttttagtttttttggcggctggctgttacaggaatctgaacttttgaccttggtgttataacaccgtgctctaaccaactgagctaaccatccaagCCTTTGAGCTTCTTAACATAGTTATTTGATTGGTGTGGCAGAGACAGTTACTCGCCTACCCTGTGTCCATTCTCTCTTATTCCTTAAGAGAGGTCCAATTTGTTGGGGGAGCAATGTGCTCAGCTAAAACAtgtttcccagcttcccttgaaATAGGGATGGCCCTATGACACAGTTCTGCCAAGGATGTGAATATGGACACCAACGGTTGGGCTTCTGGGAAAGCCCTGTGAAACACAGGTTTGTCTGGTTTTTGCCTCTGCCCTTtgtccttccctttcttcctgccTAGAAAAAGTCatgatggctggagctccagAGGCTTCTTGGCAGGAGAAAGCAAGAACTTCAGGATGGAAGAGAAGAGCCAGAAGGAGCTTGGGTCCCTGGTGACATTTTGGAGCCAAAGCATCAGCTCTGAACTGCCTACTTCAGTACTCCTTGTGATTCATAAGGGAATGATAAACTCCTgatcttgtttaagccactgtcgTTGGAGCTTTGGGTTACATACACATGAACCCGCTACTGGGatacacacaaaataatattCATCTCTGGTTTTTGACACCTTAGAGCAgaatccttcattttctttttcattttttggcggggagggggggggcTAAAAagaatcattcattttctttgcacCATACTCCAGTACAACTATTACTCAGAATAGACTCAACAAAAAGTTCCTAGGAGGTCTTTAAttctatgtaaaaatatttttacctattttcattttcataataaaaaatataattatataaacatCACCTAAATAATCACCTTATATCCAAGTATTGCCATGTAATTTCAGCATTCTTTTCCTTTGTATCTATACTCACATTAGGGCCCATAATCACCTAAAGTGACAGCACTCAACTTCCAATTTGTTGGAAACCTGTTCGTGCTTTATCCTTTCTAGCAGATATAAATAGCAGACTTCTTTTttgcattaataatttttaaacaaaaggcaTCGTGATTTGACATCATCAAAATGGCATAATGTGATGATGGTGGAGTAATATACCACTTCACGTGTCATAGGgtaatgagaaaagaaaggaattaaaacaaataatatatgTTCGTAGAAAAACATATACATTGTGGCACAATATTTGAATGAAGATGTTGCAATAGTTCAAGTATGTAAAAATGTGGCAGAATCAAAGGACAAAATTGTAAGTCATGTAGAACTCAAAAGAACCTACTGTCCAGGTAAAAGCTACTATACAATAGTAAAATAGCACCTTTGCTGAAGGACTGACAACCAGAAAAACACaccataatgaaaataaataaaacataaagtagataaaattgtaaattttattaaagCTTATCCACTTAATTCTATAGTATTCATTGACCTTTAAGAATCAACAGGTAGTAATCATTAACttgcttttattatattttgaaattcactGGCAATTTCATGAAGAGGCTCTAAAACTTTTTTTGAATaccataaaatgaaaacattttttccagtACTACTATTAATATATTTCAGTCTGGCAACCAATGTTAACTGGTAGTCATGAGAACATAATTAGCTGATACATAGGGCAATTAAATGGACTGAACCCAAGCTAACAAGAAATAGTTATCAATATACTTCAATACATTTTAAGCTTAATACAAAATGGAATCAGCCATAAGACAATCAAGGTATTTTTGAAATGCTGAGAGTAATGGTTTCTAGAATCTATTGATTTCCTTCAATATACTAATGATTAGTTCTATGCTGAAAAATGATGCTTTTTTTTGTTCACTtttcaagaattaaaaaatagcTCCTTGTGTTATTTTCCCATATCTGATATGGGCAATGATTATATTAGATATTCAGCTTAACAGAGTTATCAAGTGATATGtcattaaaaactgaaattcaaCAAGTCCTGGCTGACAGAGTTTAGGTTAAGTATGAGATGTGATTATCCTAAATTAGCAAACAAAGTTATGAAGTTATTAACACCACACTGTATGTTAACTTAGGCAAGCAGACATTCTATGCATTCGTATTTATATTACTAAGTCAAAATCAGAAACACATTAAATATAGAATCAGACTTTCTACCATTAAACCCAACATTGATTACTAGGTTTCagtacaacaacaaaataacactAATTATTAGTACAGCTAATACTCATTGGACGATTATTATTTGCCAAGCAGTTCTAAGGCATAATATCCAATAATCCTAATTATACCAATAATCCTAATTTGACTAAATTAGTtaaattattatccccatttataAACAAGTAAATTAAGTCACTTGCAcaaagtggcagagccaaaatTTGAACTTAAATCTTACTCCAGAGCCCATACTCTTAATTATAGTGCACTGCCTCTGACGTTATAACTGTAAAAAGATATTGTCTCAAATCTGATTCCCCATCATACTGATgctgttaattttaatttatgttagttttatagtttcacctaagttgaatttataattttgtttttggtttacagATATATCAAAACTATAGacataagttttatatttatacatatttaagtaacattataatgaaaattattgAGCAAGCACTAGGCATAAAGAAGGTCcatgaaaataagttttcttcCAAAAGTCTGAGAAAAACTGccttataacaaaaaaaaaaggtataaaagaaCTGTCACTTTTCCAAAACCTGACAAAGCTAGTTGCAGCCAAATAACAGGGAATTCCTAGTTGGCTCCTCTGGGAGCTCTGAGCTTGCAGAGTATGATTTTATGTAGGGATTATGCTTCTTTACTTCCCCAGCAAGCTTATCCTCATTGGCACTTAATCACAGGGTGGTTGATCCTTCACTCAAACCTAgtctggggttgggggtaggggtGTTACCTTGCCAATTGATGGCTAACTCTCCTGTATCTCAAAAGTATAATTTCTAATGTTTATATTTCCTATATCTCTCTGACCATATACACAGAAAGTTAAGATGAAAGGGAATTGAACGTGTGAGTTTAAACTCATTGAAAAGACATTCAATCAATTTTGACAGATGCCAACAGCATGTTCAGATATCTTGAGATTATCTGGAAACCTTGTAAAACAAGAATAGATACAGAAGGAAATCATGTCATTCAGGTACAAAGCAAAGAATCTGCAACATTCTCCACTAACTGATATAGATAAAAGCTTCTGAGTCTCCTATAAAAGGCCTCACTGATGGAAACCGTACATAAGTTTTAAAAGGTGAGGGTCCCATCAGACTTTCTAGAAGCTCAACTGCCCTCCTCTGAGCCCAACCTTATACACACACAACTTTAGAAATTCTGCCTGTAGACTATTCGGATGTGTGTGAGGGACCACCTCATGTGAGCTGGGACAGTGCAGGGGTTAAGAGCATAGACTCCACTGCCAGATGGCCTGGTTTAAAATCCTAATTCTGCTAGTTGCTAGCTATGTAACTTcgggcaagttactttacctctctgtgcctcagtttcctaacctGTAAAATGATGATAAGAATAATACCTCATAGTGTTactgtgagaatgaaatgaattTATACCTGtaaaatatgctaaaaataatCACTTGATATTTGTTTGCCTGAAATTAGGGGCTTTCCCCCCATTTTGGTGATCTACAAATAACATACAATACAGCATGGTATACTCAGGCAAGAATGAGGTCCCATTTAACATTATCAGACTCCTCAGACTAACGTACACTCAAAGTCACTACTAAATTTAAAGCAGCATTAAAAAACAAGATTCAGTTACCAGAAATTTCTGGGAGCCATACAAATAGGCCCATAGATGAGCTGTATGATCTGTTCTGCAACTATCTAAAACTTCAATCCCAGAGTTTCTTTTAAGAAAGATAATATGGGCTTTTCAGTGGCAtcccttcattcaacaaatactgaatGACAGTGGGCCACTAGGCACCGGGAATACTGCCATTAACAAGGCAGTTATTATCTGTGCCTATATGGAGCTCATGGTGGCAGGGCAGGAGGGAACAAACAACTAATTACACAAGAAATAATTTTGTTGCAAGAAGTTTGCAAAGACAACAGAAGTGCTAAGACTGCACAAAACCAGACAGACCTGATCTATTCTGGGATCAGAGAAAGCTTCTTTGAGAAAGTGGTATTTAAGTTAAGAGTTGAAGAATTAGAAGGAATTCATAgatgcaggagggaggggaaagaagaagagaaaaggcttGCAGGAAGAACAAAGCACAAGCAAAGGCCCTAAGAAAGGTTCTGGAATTCTCCCATGATACCACCACAAGGTACCCATCCTTAGCTACTACACCACAACATTCTAGCACCCCAAAGAAAGGGTAAGGGTGATACGAGAGGTCATCCAAAAGTTAATGGAAGAATCcatatatcttttaattcaatttttccacaaactttttgaagtaccctcgtagatGCAATGATTTGAGATACTTCTTACCTTGACCATTCCACCATACTTCACCTATCCCTTCCTAACAAATGCTGCTCACCATCTCTTTGAGAAATGGATCCAAGTCCTAACTTGAAATATACATCTATGTCATGCAAACTAGTTATGCCTTTGCCaagaaaagaattaattttaaaaataattttaataagattttgttgggaaaatatagggaaatggtcatggcccctcagatgttcagaatcctgccaaGCATTTGCTATGAATggtttgtgtgtgggtggagttggtgcaccTGCACAGCACCGCAATTTGGCTGGCGTTTTACTGCCTAGGGCAGCAGCCACTCCATAAAGCCGTGCTTTCTAAtgtgcagcttccaaggacctgtttgctggttaccatagacctgcgtgtaaagggTCTAGTGACCTAGCCTGgcaatgtgaggggtctggtgactcagcctggcgtgtgaagggttggtaacccagtctggacaacaggctttgTTGTGGGGCGAaggcacagaggaatccaagaccagcgTCAGTGCtgtagttttatagctctttattttagtgttgcagctctttgttcagtgttatgGTGcttctttttgcttgcaagcaaggagagcactggagaGATAAACTCCTATACCAGTGTctcccagaagaaaggaaaagatcctcttatatagcctaaattcccgcccttctccctcccaggttctcattcaggtcctcttatgtaaatgagggatgctgtcctcctaatttggattggctgattatgggacacagtcccttggtcactttaggagcctaatttgcctctggcccctgggggaggggtgtgagTCTGCTGTTATCTCAAAGAGTGTGGGCCCAAGAAGCACAAGGGTAAATGGCAGGGGCCTGAGTTTGCAGtggagcatagagtttctaaaacagtttttcaaatggaaaagggaaaagctcaacaattaaaaatgcttagggttccTTGCAacagcttgaggggtctgtgggctccagacccagccctgagcacggcaattggcccagtcggtgcaggattacaggcaggtaaaagagcccgataAGATTTCTACTGTCATGTAAAACAAACACCTTAGTCTTAGTCAATAATTTGATACCgatattaaaaatgtttgaaaatatcaaCGCATCTAAAATACTCATAAACACTTCAAAATTCCTAATGACTCTCCCAATTATTCATGCTTTTAATTTCTATAGTTTACACTAAGTGTGGGTTTTTATTACATACTCtcataaaaagattaaaattaattatgaCATTCCATTCAAACTGTTCCACTTTTGTTGATTAGCAATATTATTTGATCATATTTTAAGGTGGTTTTTCCATCAACAGGCATGATTTGACATTATGATTCATGCTTTACAGCCCATTCGAAGAAGTATagtaaatagaaaacctgaaaacttGGCCTCAAAGTGATGTTAACATCTTTATTGTCTTTAAACTTACATAGCCTCATGCTCCTGATGGAATTTTCCAAGACTTGAGAGAGTAGCAGTGTCTTACAACAAAGAATACACCCTAGATGCTGAAAATACAGCTCCACCTCAGTAAGTGAACTAAGGCAGGCTGATCCCAGATCTCAGCAAATGATGTGAAAATATGTGTGCCACTCCATACTCCACTGGAATTGCTCTGGTCAAGGTCACCAACAACCTCCATGACAGGGTATTCAACTGACACTTATCAGTCCTCTTCTCTCGGCTTCTCAGCAGCTCTCAGAGCTGTCTCCACCTTACTGGAACCCTCTCTTGGCCTGGCTTCCAAGGAGGGTGCCTTCCGCGAGGATGCCTTCCACCACTCTGTTattctcagtttcctttgctAAGGCTCATCACTCTCTTTTTGACCTTGAAAACTAGTTTATCCATCTACTTTCTCATTACCATCTTACTAGATGATTCTCTCCTCTACCTCTGTGAATCTGGTTATCAGATACACACCCTGATAATTAATATCCAAATTAATATCTCAATAAATGGCATTACTACCTCCTCAGCTGCCAAAGCCCAAATCCTGCAGGTCACCCTCAACTCCAACAAGTCCTTCACATCTCTGTACAGAGAAActtgcaaggctggttcaattACAAGACCTCATCTTTGGCCACTGGTTTTCAAAATTATGAAGTTTTACAAAGTTTTTGGTTTAATATTACTGCTACAGTACTGAAGCTTGTAGACAAAGATGAAACATTCAGacaaagatatattttctttatgcacaGTGTATAAAccttaaattaacatttttaaatgtggtaaTAAGTTAATATACGGTGGACCCTTGAACAATGTGGGGGGGTTAGGGGTGCCAACTTTCCACACAGTCAAAAATCTACAGGTAACTTCTGACTCCCCAAAAACTTAACTACTGCTGACCGCAAGCCTTACCAATAACATAAACAGctgattaacacatattttgtatattatgtattatatactgtattcttacaataaagtaagctagagaaaaaatattaagaaaatcataag includes:
- the KIAA1958 gene encoding uncharacterized protein KIAA1958 homolog isoform X1; this translates as MEDCLHTSSENLSKLVSWAHSHGTICSLIPNLKHLLSEGSHGNLTAMWGCSAGHAYHWPLTATCRAGSQERVCFQDNRSFNSDSPSIIGVPSETQTSPVERYPGRPVKAKLDCNRTRDSCDFSYCSEPSELDEAVEEYEDDNTLFDMVCESSVTDEDSDFEPQTQRPQSIARKRPGVVPSSLHSSSQAQMVDECSNDVIIKKIKQEIPEDYYIVANAELTGGVDGPALSLTQMAKPKPQTHAGPSCVGSAKLIPHVTSAISTELDTHGMSASPSVISRPVVQKTARVSLASPNRGPPGAHGTSQQVAMQMPVSTSHPNKQISIPLSALQLPGQDEQVASEEFLPHLPSQVSSCEVSLSPSVNTEPEVSSSQQQPPVAPTITTEATAQCIPAYSTKLNKFPVFNINDDLNDLCTSAVSPNTTKATRYALNVWRYWCMTNGLKDHTDITKIPAVKLNELLENFYVTVKKSDGSDFLATSLHAIRRGLDRILKNAGVGFSITSSTFSSSTKKLKEKLWVLSKAGMSGARSRNIVYFSLSDEEEMWQAGCLGDDSPITLLSTVVKYNSQYLNMRTLQEHADLMYGDIELLKDPQNQPYFARTDSVKRENRSSSTRVCHGKIYHEHSRGHKQCPYCLLYKYMYIHRPPTQMEAKSPFYLTARKEATDMGSVWYEEQRMGLRSLRGIVPNLAKKVKLENCENFTFVSFTQVSRRLGSHSCCQ
- the KIAA1958 gene encoding uncharacterized protein KIAA1958 homolog isoform X2 — protein: MEDCLHTSSENLSKLVSWAHSHGTICSLIPNLKHLLSEGSHGNLTAMWGCSAGHAYHWPLTATCRAGSQERVCFQDNRSFNSDSPSIIGVPSETQTSPVERYPGRPVKAKLDCNRTRDSCDFSYCSEPSELDEAVEEYEDDNTLFDMVCESSVTDEDSDFEPQTQRPQSIARKRPGVVPSSLHSSSQAQMVDECSNDVIIKKIKQEIPEDYYIVANAELTGGVDGPALSLTQMAKPKPQTHAGPSCVGSAKLIPHVTSAISTELDTHGMSASPSVISRPVVQKTARVSLASPNRGPPGAHGTSQQVAMQMPVSTSHPNKQISIPLSALQLPGQDEQVASEEFLPHLPSQVSSCEVSLSPSVNTEPEVSSSQQQPPVAPTITTEATAQCIPDQDERAAELSREQNEKTIRSTQTALRNFPYSTKLNKFPVFNINDDLNDLCTSAVSPNTTKATRYALNVWRYWCMTNGLKDHTDITKIPAVKLNELLENFYVTVKKSDGSDFLATSLHAIRRGLDRILKNAGVGFSITSSTFSSSTKKLKEKLWVLSKAGMSGARSRNIVYFSLSDEEEMWQAGCLGDDSPITLLSTVVKYNSQYLNMRTLQEHADLMYGDIELLKDPQNQPYFARTDSVKRENRSSSTRVCHGKIYHEHSRGHKQCPYCLLYKYMYIHRPPTQMEAKSPFYLTARKEATDMGSVWYEEQRMGLRSLRGIVPNLAKKVKLENCENFTFVSFTQVSRRLGSHSCCQ